In Streptomyces sp. P9-A4, the genomic window GACGCTGCTGCGGACGGACGGCGGCCGGTCGCTGCCGGTGGTCCGGGGCTGGCTCCCCACGGGCGCGAAGGTGCCGGCCCCGCCGGCGGGCGAGGTCACCGTGGTGGGCGCGCTCCAGGCCTCGGAGACCCAGGGCACGAAGGGTGTCAGCGCGGCGGGCGGGCTGCCGGAGGGGCAGCTCGGCATGATCAGCGCGGCGTCCCTGGTGAACGTGGTCACGGACGACGTCTACGACGCCTGGGTCACCCTCGCGGACTCCCCCGCCGGGCTGACGCCGGTCCCGGCGGCGGCGGCGGAGGGCACGAGCCTGGACGCGAAGGCCTTCCAGAACCTGGGCTACACCGCGGAGTGGTTCGTCTTCGCGGGCTTCGTCCTCTTCATGTGGTTCCGCCTGGTCCGCCGGGAGGCGGAGGCCTCCCGCGACGAGGCGCTGGGCCTGTAGGCCCAGCCCCCGCGGAGCCGCTCAGGAACCGCTCAGGAGCCCGGTGCGGTAGATCGTGCCCGCGCAGGCGTTCGGGACGGTCGCCGAGGCTCCCGGGCCGCCCGGCTCCGCGACGTGGCTCACCAGCACGCTGCCGTCGGCGAGGCCGCCGTCCTCGCGGAGCAGCTGCGGGGCCGTACCGGCGCCCGCTCCCGCGTCCGAACCGCTGCCCGCGCCGCCGGAGCCCGCGCTGGGGTCGGGGTTGCCGGGGTTGCCGGTGCCACCCGTCGGGGTGGGCGTCGGCGGCGGTGTGGTCGGCGGCTCGGTCGGCTCGGTCGGGGTCGGCGTCGGGGTGGTGCCGGTGGTCGGGCAGGTCTCGCTCGGCACCCACACGAACTTCACCTCGTAGCTGCCGCTCGGCTTGAGGAGCATCGAGGAGAGTTCCTGCGAGGGGTCCGGCAGACCGCTGCCGCCGTCCCCGGAGGTGTGCCGGACGACCGAGATCCGGCCCGGGTCGGCCGCCCCGCGCGCCTCGAAGCCGACGACGCCGCTGCCGTCCAGGACGCAGTCCCGGGCGGAGACGTTGGAGATGCGGAAGGTGCCGTAGACCTTGCCCTCGCCGTCCGGTCCGCCGGCCTCCGCCGCGCTGACGCCGAGCTGCCCGGCCTCGCACCGGGGCCCGGATCCGGGGCCCGCGCCCTGCGACTGCGAGGACCCGTCGCCGGAGGCGCCGCTGCCGGGCCGCTGCGGCTTGCCCTGGGAGCCCTCGTCGGCGCCCTGGCTGGGTGACACGGTGCTCGCCGGGGCCTTGGAGCTCTGGCCGCCCTCGACCCCGGTCTCGGTGCCGGTGCCGCCCTGGGCCTCCTCGCCGTGCCCGGCGTTCACCGGGTTGCCGGCGGCGGAGACACCGCCGGACGCGGCGACGTGCACGAAGGCGGGGACGGCGGTGCCGATGAGGACGGCCGCGGCGGCGGCGCCCACGACGGCCTGCCGCTTGCGGGCGCGCCGCGCGGGCACGGCCCGCCGCAGGTGTTCGAGCGAGCCCTTGGAGGGCTCCAGGCCGGACACGGCGCCCTGGAACAGCCGCCGCAGCGCGAGTTCGTCGTCCCCGTGGCCCTCGCCGGGGCCGGGCTCGATGTTCACCATGCGCTGTCCACTCAGGTCGTCACGTTCTTCTCGGGCGTCACCGGCGGCGTGGCTCCGCTGAGCCCCGCCGGTCCCGCCGTCCCTGTCGGGGGCCTCGCTCATGTCGTCGCTCCCATCGCGACGCGCAGCGCCGCGATGCCCCGCGAACCGTACGCCTTCACCGAGCCCAGGGATATCCCGAGCGCCTCGGCGACCTGCACCTCGGTCATGTCGGAGAAGTACCGCAGGGCGAGCACCTCGCGCTGGCGGCGCTGGAGGCCGCGCATGGCCTTGATCAGGTCCTCGCGCTCCAGCTGGTCGTACGCCCCCTCCTCCGCGCTCGCCATGTCGGGCATCGGCTTGGACAGGAGCTTGAGGCCGAGGATGCGGCGGCGCAGCGCGGACCGGGAGAGGTTCACGACGGTCTGGCGCAGGTAGGCGAGCGTCTTCTCGGGCTCGCGGACCCGCTTGCGGGCCGAGTGGACGCGGATGAACGCCTCCTGGACGACGTCCTCGCAGGAGGCGGTGTCGTCGAGGAGCAGCGCGGCGAGGCCGAGCAGCGAGCGGTAGTGGGCGCGGTAGGTCTCGGTCAGGTGGTCGACGGTGGTTCCGGCGGCCGTGCTGCCCTCGGAGCTCGTCCGGGGCGCGGGGATGCCGTCCACGGAGCTCGCACGGGATCCGGTCGGCATGCGGGCGATCACCGGCATCCCGCCCAGCGGGCGCGGGCGCCGGACGGCACCGGCCGCGGAGCCGCGTACGGCATCGGCGGGAGCGCCGCGCGCGGGCCCCGCGCCGGCGCGCACAGGGCCCCCCGCGGTGCCCCGCACGGGGAGCAACGCCGTGCCCGCGCCGCGCAGCGGGGCGATGATCGCGATGTCGAGTACCTCTGCCACGCATGTTGGACACGCTTCCCCCCGGCAGGGTTGTACGGGTGCGCCACCCATTTCGACGGTGAGCCGTTCGTCCCCATGCGCTACCGTTCTCCCCCGATGCCCTGCTTCGCAGCGTGTCCCGCGTCACACGGTTTTCGTGCACGCAGAGACGCCCCCGCCCAACCACTGGTTGCAGCAAGGGGAAAGAGCATCCTCGGCCACGGCATCGCCGCAGTTCAAGAGGTATCTGACGCCTTTTTGCTCACAGGTCGTTCACAGATCCTACAAATATGTGACAACCGATTCGGCGATCTGGAGGGCGTTGAGGGCGGCGCCCTTGCGCAGGTTGTCGGCGCAGACGAAGAAGTCGAGCGCCCGCTCGTCGTCCATGGACCGCCGCACCCTGCCGACCCAGGCGGGATCGGTGCCGGCGACGTCGGCGGGGGTGGGGAAGTCGCCCGCGCCGGGGTCGTCGTAGAGCACGACGCCGGGTGAGGTCGCCAGGATCTCGTGCGCGCGGCCGACCGGGACGGGGCGCTCGAAGCGGGCGTGGACGGAGACGGAGTGCCCGGTGACGACGGGCACGCGCAGACAGGTGACGGCGACCCGCAGCTCGGGCAGGCCGAGGACGCGGCGGGTCTCGTCCCGTACCTGCTCCTCCTCCGAGGAGGCCCCGTCGGCGCCGGCCGTGCCCGACCAGGGCAGGACGTTGAGCGCGAGGGGCCCGGGGAAGGGCCCGGTGGTCTCGCCGACGGCCCGGCGCACGTCTCCGGGGTGGGTGCCGAGGTCGCCGCCGCCGGTCACCAGGCCGAGCTGGGTGCGGAGCGTCTCGACGCCGGCCTCTCCGGCGCCGCTGGCGGCCTGCTGGGCGGTGACGACGAGTTCGCGGAGCCCGAACTCGGCGTGCAGGGCGCCCACGGCGACGATCAGCGCGAGGGTGGTGCAGCCGGGGCTGGCGACGATGCCCCGGGGGCGTACGCGCGCCGCGTGGGCGTTGACCTCGGGGACGACGAGGGGGACGTCGGGGTTCGCGCGGAAGGCGGCGGAGGTGTCGACGACGACGGCGCCCTTGAGCGCGGCGACGGGGGCCCAGCGGGCGGCGACCGGCTCGGGCACCAGGAAGAGCGCGACATCGACGCCGTCGAGGGCCTCTTCGTCGAGCTCCAGGATCTCGCACTCCTCCCCGCGCACGGAGACCATGGGGGTCCCCCCTGCTCGATGGGAGTCGAGAGCCTGAGGGAGACCCGCCGGGCGCGAGGAGGTGAGAAGGCGGATCTCGCCCCAGACGTCCGCGTGGTGCGTGAGCATCTGGAGCATCACCGAGCCGACCGCCCCGGTCGCTCCCACGACCGCGAGCGTCGGCTTCGGTGTCATCGGCCGGAGCCTCCGTAGACGACGGCTTCGTCCGAGTCGCTGTCCAGACCGAAGGCGGTGTGGACGGCGCGCACGGCCTCATTGACGTCGTCGGCGCGGGTGACGACCGAGATGCGGATCTCGGAGGTCGAGATGAGCTCGATGTTCACGCCCGCGTCGGAGAGCGCGCGGAAGAAGTCCGCGGTGACGCCCGGGTTGGTCTTCATCCCCGCGCCGACCAGGGAGATCTTGCCGATCTGATCGTCGTAGCGCAGGGAGTCGAAGCCGATCGCGCCCTTGGCCTTCTCCAGGGCGTCGATGGCCTTGCGGCCCTCGGCCTTGGGGAGGGTGAAGGAGATGTCCGTGAGGCCGGTGGAGGCCGCGGACACGTTCTGCACGATCATGTCGATGTTGATCTCGGCGTCCGCGACGGCCCGGAAGATGGCCGCGGCCTCGCCCGGCTTGTCCGGCACGCCGACGACGGTGATCTTCGCCTCGGAGGTGTCGTGGGCGACACCCGAGATGATGGCCTGCTCCACCTTCTGAGCTCCCTGCGGTTCGTTGCTGACCCATGTGCCCTGCAGCCCCGAGAACGAGGAGCGGACGTGGATCGGGATGTTGTAGCGGCGCGCGTACTCGACGCAGCGGTGCAGCAGCACCTTGGAGCCGGACGCGGCGAGCTCCAGCATGTCCTCGAAGGAGATCCAGTCGATCTTCTTCGCCTTCTTCACCACGCGCGGGTCGGCCGTGAACACACCGTCGACGTCGGTGTAGATCTCGCAGACCTCGGCGTCGAGCGCGGCGGCGAGCGCCACGGCCGTGGTGTCGGAACCGCCACGGCCGAGCGTGGTGATGTCCTTCTTGTCCTGGCTGACGCCCTGGAAGCCGGCGACGATGGCGATGTTGCCCTCGTCGAGGGCGGTGCGGATACGGCCCGGCGTGACATCGATGATGCGCGCTTTGTTGTGGACCGAGTCGGTGATGACACCGGCCTGGCTGCCCGTGAACGACTGGGCCTCGTGGCCCAGGTTTTTGATCGCCATGGCCAGCAGGGCCATGGAGATCCGCTCTCCGGCGGTCAGCAGCATGTCGAACTCACGCCCGGCAGGGATCGGGGATACCTGCTCGGCGAGATCGATCAACTCGTCCGTCGTGTCGCCCATCGCGGAAACCACGACGACCACCTGGTGGCCGTTCTTCTTGGCGTCCACGATCCGCTTGGCGACGCGCTTGATGCCTTCGGCATCGGCAACGGAGGAGCCTCCGTACTTCTGCACGACAAGGCCCACGTGCGCTCCTCGCTCAGTCTGTGCCGCAGCCGGCGCTGCGATCGGCTCAGTCTAACGAGGGACCCGGAAACGCCGACGTGATATCGCATCCTGAGACAGGGCGCTCACGGAGTGATCATCAGCGGCGTTCGCCCAGGCCCAGCGGGGCGCCGATCTCCTCGGCCATCACCCGGCCCGCCTCCTCCGCGAGGGCGTCCTCCGTGAGGTCCTCGTCCGTGTCGAGGCCGTCCAGGGCCGCCAGCGGCTGGTCCAGGCGGACGTGGGCCACGAGGGACTGGAGGGCGCGGAGGGTGGCCGAGGCGGTGGGGCCCCAGTTGGAGAAGTACGAGAACTGCCACCACCACAGGGCCTCGCTGGTGCGGCCCGCCCGGTAGTGGGCCAGGCCGTGCCGCAGGTCGGCGACGATGTCGGCGAGGTTGTCGGAGATCCGGGCCGGGACCGGGGCCTTGCGGGGCTCGTACGGGTCGAAGACCTCGGAGAAGACGTCGACCGGTTCGAGGAGGACCGCGAAGCGCTCCCGCAGGTCGTCCATGTCGGGCTCCGGGCCCGTGTCGGTCTCGTAGCGCTCGTCCGGGACGATGTCCTCGTGCGCGCCGAGCCGCCCGCCGGCCAGCAGCAGCTGCGAGATCTCCAGGAGGAGGAAGGGCACCGCGCTGTCCGGCTCGTCGCCCTTGGCGACCTCGGTGGTCGCGACGATGAAGCTCTCGATGGAGTCGGCGATCTGGACCGAGAAGTCGTCGGGGTTCTGGGTGATCGCGTGCAGCGTGGGGTCAGACATCGAGGAGCCTCCCTGAGAGCGCGCCGGCCCGGTCGTCATACATCTAGCAGCCTCCGCCCCTCGAAGGCACGGCCGAGGGTCACCTCGTCGGCGTACTCCAGGTCGCCGCCGACCGGGAGCCCGCTCGCGAGGCGGGTGACCCTGAGCCCCATGGGCTTGATCATCCGCGCCAGGTACGTCGCGGTGGCCTCGCCCTCCAGGTTCGGGTCGGTCGCGAGGATCAGCTCGGTGACCGCGCCGTCGGCGAGCCGCGCGAGCAGCTCCCGGATGCGCAGGTCGTCCGGGCCGACACCGTCGATCGGGCTGATCGCGCCGCCGAGGACGTGGTACCGCCCCCGGAACTCGCGGGTCCGCTCGATCGCGACGACGTCCTTCGGCTCCTCGACCACACAGATGACGGTCAGGTCGCGGCGCGGGTCGCGGCAGATGTTGCACTGCTCCTGCTGTGCCACGTTCCCGCAGACCGCGCAGAACCTGACCTTCTCCTTCACCTCCAGAAGCGCGTGCGCGAGCCGACGGACGTCGGTGGGCTCGGCCTGGAGGATGTGGAAGGCGATCCGCTGCGCGCTCTTGGGACCGACGCCGGGCAGCCTGCCCAGTTCGTCGATGAGGTCCTGAACCACGCCTTCGTACAACGGAACGCCCTTCTCGGGAGTGCTTGATTCTTACGGTAGTGGCTGGAAGCGAGCCTTAGAAGGGGCTCAGAAGCCCAGACCCGGCATGCCGCCCATGCCCTGCGCCAGCGGACCGAGCTTGGCCTGCTGGAGCTGCTGCGCGTTGTCGTTGGCGGCCTGCACCGCGGCCACCACCAGGTCGGCCAGCGTCTCGGTGTCCTCCGGGTCGACCGCCTTGGGGTCGATGACCAGGCCGCGCAGCTCGCCGGAGCCGGTCACGGTCGCCTTGACCAGGCCGCCGCCCGCCTGTCCCTCGACCTCGGTCGCGGCCAGTTCCTGCTGCGCGCGGGCGAGGTCCTGCTGCATCTTCTGGGCCTGCTGGAGAAGCTGCTGCATGTTGGGCTGACCACCACCGGGAATCACGGTCACTCCTGAGGTTCGGTACGTCCGTATGTCGGTACGCCGAGCCTACGTGGTCGCCGCCCGCCCCGCCTCCACCACTCTTTCGGGTGAGAAACCCCGGGCTCCTCTACCTGATCAACACCCCCTTGCGGGCGGAAATCCTGGGATTCCGGGCCCGCCGCCCACCATTCGGCGGTAGGAAGGGCGCAC contains:
- a CDS encoding SURF1 family protein — its product is MYRFLRTPRWWGINVFVLLAIPFCVFMGTWQLGKFEDRVDSHKEAEKRPDASTLKAAPLDSLLPVDKETSGRPAEARGRFGEQFLVPDRELDGRTGSYVLTLLRTDGGRSLPVVRGWLPTGAKVPAPPAGEVTVVGALQASETQGTKGVSAAGGLPEGQLGMISAASLVNVVTDDVYDAWVTLADSPAGLTPVPAAAAEGTSLDAKAFQNLGYTAEWFVFAGFVLFMWFRLVRREAEASRDEALGL
- a CDS encoding SigE family RNA polymerase sigma factor, which encodes MAEVLDIAIIAPLRGAGTALLPVRGTAGGPVRAGAGPARGAPADAVRGSAAGAVRRPRPLGGMPVIARMPTGSRASSVDGIPAPRTSSEGSTAAGTTVDHLTETYRAHYRSLLGLAALLLDDTASCEDVVQEAFIRVHSARKRVREPEKTLAYLRQTVVNLSRSALRRRILGLKLLSKPMPDMASAEEGAYDQLEREDLIKAMRGLQRRQREVLALRYFSDMTEVQVAEALGISLGSVKAYGSRGIAALRVAMGATT
- a CDS encoding aspartate-semialdehyde dehydrogenase → MTPKPTLAVVGATGAVGSVMLQMLTHHADVWGEIRLLTSSRPAGLPQALDSHRAGGTPMVSVRGEECEILELDEEALDGVDVALFLVPEPVAARWAPVAALKGAVVVDTSAAFRANPDVPLVVPEVNAHAARVRPRGIVASPGCTTLALIVAVGALHAEFGLRELVVTAQQAASGAGEAGVETLRTQLGLVTGGGDLGTHPGDVRRAVGETTGPFPGPLALNVLPWSGTAGADGASSEEEQVRDETRRVLGLPELRVAVTCLRVPVVTGHSVSVHARFERPVPVGRAHEILATSPGVVLYDDPGAGDFPTPADVAGTDPAWVGRVRRSMDDERALDFFVCADNLRKGAALNALQIAESVVTYL
- a CDS encoding aspartate kinase gives rise to the protein MGLVVQKYGGSSVADAEGIKRVAKRIVDAKKNGHQVVVVVSAMGDTTDELIDLAEQVSPIPAGREFDMLLTAGERISMALLAMAIKNLGHEAQSFTGSQAGVITDSVHNKARIIDVTPGRIRTALDEGNIAIVAGFQGVSQDKKDITTLGRGGSDTTAVALAAALDAEVCEIYTDVDGVFTADPRVVKKAKKIDWISFEDMLELAASGSKVLLHRCVEYARRYNIPIHVRSSFSGLQGTWVSNEPQGAQKVEQAIISGVAHDTSEAKITVVGVPDKPGEAAAIFRAVADAEINIDMIVQNVSAASTGLTDISFTLPKAEGRKAIDALEKAKGAIGFDSLRYDDQIGKISLVGAGMKTNPGVTADFFRALSDAGVNIELISTSEIRISVVTRADDVNEAVRAVHTAFGLDSDSDEAVVYGGSGR
- a CDS encoding DUF5063 domain-containing protein, with product MSDPTLHAITQNPDDFSVQIADSIESFIVATTEVAKGDEPDSAVPFLLLEISQLLLAGGRLGAHEDIVPDERYETDTGPEPDMDDLRERFAVLLEPVDVFSEVFDPYEPRKAPVPARISDNLADIVADLRHGLAHYRAGRTSEALWWWQFSYFSNWGPTASATLRALQSLVAHVRLDQPLAALDGLDTDEDLTEDALAEEAGRVMAEEIGAPLGLGERR
- the recR gene encoding recombination mediator RecR yields the protein MYEGVVQDLIDELGRLPGVGPKSAQRIAFHILQAEPTDVRRLAHALLEVKEKVRFCAVCGNVAQQEQCNICRDPRRDLTVICVVEEPKDVVAIERTREFRGRYHVLGGAISPIDGVGPDDLRIRELLARLADGAVTELILATDPNLEGEATATYLARMIKPMGLRVTRLASGLPVGGDLEYADEVTLGRAFEGRRLLDV
- a CDS encoding YbaB/EbfC family nucleoid-associated protein, producing the protein MIPGGGQPNMQQLLQQAQKMQQDLARAQQELAATEVEGQAGGGLVKATVTGSGELRGLVIDPKAVDPEDTETLADLVVAAVQAANDNAQQLQQAKLGPLAQGMGGMPGLGF